The Streptomyces sp. NBC_01197 genome window below encodes:
- a CDS encoding RrF2 family transcriptional regulator, translated as MRLTRFTDVALRVLMRLAVTEEGEAPTTREVAAAMSVPYSHAAKIVARLQHLGLVEARRGRGGGLSLTGAGRSASIGGLVRELEGSGDVMECEGAAPCPLRSACLLRRALSRAQEAFYASLDPLTVADLVAPPTGPLLIGIGSRPDDG; from the coding sequence ATGCGGCTGACGAGATTCACCGATGTGGCACTGCGCGTACTGATGCGCCTCGCCGTCACGGAGGAAGGCGAGGCGCCGACGACCCGGGAGGTCGCGGCAGCCATGAGCGTGCCGTACAGCCACGCCGCGAAGATCGTCGCCCGTCTCCAGCATCTCGGCCTGGTCGAGGCGCGCCGGGGCCGCGGCGGCGGCCTCAGCCTCACCGGAGCAGGCCGCTCCGCCTCCATCGGCGGGCTGGTCCGCGAGCTCGAAGGGTCAGGCGACGTCATGGAGTGCGAGGGCGCCGCCCCGTGCCCGCTCCGGTCGGCCTGCCTGCTGCGCAGGGCCCTGAGCCGGGCACAGGAGGCGTTCTACGCGTCGCTTGACCCGCTCACCGTCGCCGACCTGGTCGCCCCCCCGACCGGGCCGCTGCTGATCGGCATCGGCAGCCGCCCCGACGACGGCTGA
- a CDS encoding globin domain-containing protein, giving the protein MLSEPSTATVRATLPAVGAAIGDIADLFYRKLFDVHPELLRDLFNRGNQASGAQRQALAGSIAAFATQLVEHPDTRPDVMLGRIAHKHASLGITSAQYGVVHTHLFAAIAEVLGDAVTPEVAAAWDEVYWLMANALIALEARLYTEREAIAGDVWREWDVVSRTEETADTATFRLRPADGSPAPDFRPGQYVSVQVELPDGARQIRQYSLSGAPGGQLHSITVKRVSGGPSPYSHGASPDGEVSHHLHTHVRTGARLRVSLPYGDLVIGPDAADAPLMLASAGIGCTPILAMLEHLADTGHPAPVTVVHGDRTPADHALRDEHALLTEKLPDAAAHFWYEHPGADHPADRTGLVDLSGLPLAPGTRAYLCGPLPFMRSVRTQLLAGGVRAADIHYEVFGPDLWLAAS; this is encoded by the coding sequence ATGCTCAGCGAGCCGTCGACCGCCACCGTCCGAGCCACCCTCCCCGCCGTCGGCGCGGCCATCGGGGACATCGCCGACCTCTTCTACCGCAAGCTGTTCGACGTCCACCCGGAGCTGCTGCGCGACCTCTTCAACCGCGGCAACCAGGCATCAGGCGCCCAGCGGCAGGCACTCGCCGGCTCCATCGCCGCCTTCGCCACCCAGCTGGTGGAGCACCCTGACACCCGCCCCGACGTCATGCTCGGCCGTATCGCCCACAAGCACGCCTCACTCGGGATCACATCCGCCCAGTACGGCGTCGTGCACACCCATCTCTTCGCCGCCATCGCCGAGGTGCTGGGCGACGCGGTCACCCCGGAGGTCGCCGCCGCCTGGGACGAGGTCTACTGGCTGATGGCCAACGCCCTGATCGCCCTGGAGGCCCGGCTCTACACGGAGCGCGAGGCCATCGCGGGTGACGTCTGGCGCGAGTGGGACGTGGTGTCCAGGACCGAGGAGACCGCCGACACGGCCACCTTCCGGCTCCGCCCGGCCGACGGCTCGCCCGCCCCGGACTTCCGGCCGGGCCAGTACGTCTCCGTCCAGGTCGAGCTCCCCGACGGGGCCCGCCAGATCCGGCAGTACAGCCTCTCCGGCGCCCCCGGTGGACAGCTCCACTCGATCACCGTGAAGCGCGTGAGCGGAGGCCCTTCCCCGTACAGCCACGGCGCTTCCCCGGACGGCGAGGTCTCGCACCACCTCCACACACACGTGCGGACCGGTGCCCGGCTCCGGGTCTCGCTCCCGTACGGCGATCTCGTCATCGGCCCGGACGCGGCGGACGCCCCGCTCATGCTCGCGTCGGCCGGAATCGGCTGCACTCCGATACTGGCGATGCTGGAACACCTCGCGGACACCGGTCACCCCGCCCCCGTCACCGTCGTGCACGGCGACCGCACCCCCGCGGACCACGCACTGCGCGACGAACATGCCCTCCTCACCGAGAAGCTGCCGGATGCCGCCGCGCACTTCTGGTACGAGCACCCCGGCGCCGACCACCCGGCCGACCGCACGGGCCTGGTCGATCTGAGCGGCCTGCCCCTCGCGCCGGGGACCCGTGCGTACCTCTGCGGGCCGCTGCCCTTCATGCGCTCCGTACGGACCCAGCTGCTGGCCGGCGGCGTACGGGCCGCCGACATCCACTACGAGGTGTTCGGCCCGGACCTCTGGCTCGCCGCGAGCTGA
- a CDS encoding 1-aminocyclopropane-1-carboxylate deaminase/D-cysteine desulfhydrase has protein sequence MPPEFPGPDRQPPLRSLRPLLPSPLEPLDDERFARRGVQLLLKRDDLIHPDLPGNKWRKLAPNLAAATGRTVLTFGGAYSNHLRATAAAGRLLGFPTVGVVRGDELAHRPLNPSLARCAADGMRLYFVDRAAYRAKAVPAGLDTTGMYVVPEGGSNTAAVHGCGALGRELHGLADTVAVAVGTGGTLAGLAAGLTADQRAIGFPVLKGGFLAGEVAALQQTSFGARTGDWRLDDRFHFGGYARSAPELEAFAAGFEQLHGLPVERVYVAKMLYGLVELAAEGAFPPGTRVAAVITGQPASSSR, from the coding sequence ATGCCTCCCGAATTCCCGGGCCCCGACCGGCAGCCACCGCTGCGGTCGCTGCGACCGCTACTGCCGTCGCCGCTGGAGCCGCTCGACGACGAGCGCTTCGCCCGGCGCGGCGTACAGCTGCTGCTCAAACGCGACGACCTGATCCACCCGGATCTGCCGGGCAACAAATGGCGGAAACTCGCGCCCAATCTGGCGGCAGCCACCGGACGGACCGTGCTGACGTTCGGTGGCGCGTACTCCAACCATCTGCGGGCCACCGCCGCCGCGGGCCGGCTGCTCGGCTTCCCGACCGTCGGCGTCGTACGCGGGGACGAGCTGGCCCACCGCCCGCTCAACCCCTCCCTCGCCCGGTGCGCGGCCGACGGTATGCGGCTGTACTTCGTGGACCGCGCTGCCTACCGCGCCAAGGCGGTCCCGGCCGGTCTCGACACGACGGGGATGTACGTGGTGCCCGAGGGCGGCAGCAACACCGCGGCCGTGCACGGCTGCGGCGCGCTCGGCCGGGAACTGCACGGGCTCGCCGACACCGTCGCGGTGGCGGTCGGCACCGGCGGCACGCTCGCGGGGCTGGCGGCCGGCCTCACGGCGGACCAGCGCGCCATCGGCTTCCCCGTCCTGAAGGGCGGCTTCCTGGCCGGCGAGGTCGCGGCGCTCCAGCAGACCTCCTTCGGAGCCAGGACCGGCGACTGGCGGCTCGACGACCGCTTCCACTTCGGCGGGTACGCCCGCAGCGCACCGGAACTCGAAGCCTTCGCGGCCGGGTTCGAGCAGCTGCACGGTCTCCCCGTCGAGCGGGTCTACGTCGCGAAGATGCTGTACGGACTGGTGGAGCTGGCCGCCGAAGGCGCCTTCCCGCCGGGCACCAGGGTCGCCGCCGTCATCACAGGTCAGCCCGCCTCCTCCTCGCGGTAG
- a CDS encoding Na+/H+ antiporter — MDALPLVALVAGSAAVAGVARRTPVAAPLLLVAVGLGVAYLPGVPEYTLDPGIVLPLVLPPLLHTAAVDSSYLDLRANLRPVALLSVGYVLFATVAVGWLAYLIVPDLPLTAALVLGAVIAPPDAVAATAIARRLGLPSRLTTVLQGESLVNDATAITAYKVALAAAVGAGVSWADGLGEFALASVGGIGVGLVLMVPLHWLRTHLKEALLQNTLSLLIPFVAYAAAERVHASGVLAVVVVALYLGHRSWQVDFATRLQEEAVWKMVSFILESTVFALIGLQLPVVLRGLGTYGGGEAAWYAAAVFVVVVVVRFVWVFPATFLPRVISSRIREREPDTDWTAPVVVGWAGMRGVVSLAIAFSIPLTAHGAPFPARNLVLFLTFTTVIATLVVQGLSLPPLIRLLRIPGRDTHAETLAEAQAQNEASQAAEDLLNSMLADEDNELPEPLADRLRTVMARRRNAVWERLGTVNEHTGESADDTYRRLARAMIGAEREVFVELRDRRSIDDELLRTLLRRLDLEEAAAYREEEAG; from the coding sequence ATGGACGCATTGCCGCTGGTGGCACTGGTGGCGGGCAGCGCGGCGGTGGCGGGTGTCGCACGCCGGACACCGGTGGCGGCGCCGCTGCTGCTGGTCGCGGTCGGGCTGGGTGTCGCGTATCTGCCGGGGGTGCCCGAGTACACGCTGGATCCCGGGATCGTCCTTCCGCTGGTGCTGCCGCCGCTGCTCCACACGGCGGCCGTCGACTCCTCGTACCTGGATCTGCGGGCCAATCTGCGGCCCGTCGCGCTGCTCTCGGTCGGCTATGTGCTCTTCGCGACCGTCGCGGTGGGCTGGCTCGCCTATCTGATCGTGCCGGATCTCCCGCTCACCGCGGCCCTGGTGCTCGGTGCGGTGATCGCGCCGCCCGACGCGGTGGCGGCCACAGCCATCGCCCGGCGCCTCGGACTGCCCTCCCGGCTGACGACGGTCCTGCAGGGCGAATCACTCGTCAACGACGCGACCGCGATCACCGCCTACAAGGTGGCGCTGGCGGCCGCGGTCGGCGCCGGGGTCTCCTGGGCGGACGGGCTCGGCGAATTCGCGCTGGCGTCGGTCGGCGGAATCGGGGTCGGCCTGGTCCTGATGGTGCCGCTGCACTGGCTGCGTACGCATCTCAAGGAGGCGCTGCTGCAGAACACCCTCTCGCTGCTCATTCCCTTCGTCGCCTATGCGGCGGCGGAGCGGGTGCACGCTTCGGGGGTGCTCGCCGTGGTGGTCGTCGCGCTCTATCTGGGACACCGTTCCTGGCAGGTCGACTTCGCCACCCGGCTCCAGGAGGAGGCCGTTTGGAAAATGGTCTCCTTCATTCTGGAATCGACGGTCTTCGCGCTGATCGGGCTGCAATTGCCCGTTGTTCTCCGGGGGCTTGGCACTTACGGCGGAGGGGAAGCCGCCTGGTATGCGGCCGCCGTTTTCGTGGTGGTCGTGGTGGTGCGCTTCGTCTGGGTCTTTCCCGCCACGTTCCTGCCACGCGTGATCTCCAGCAGGATCCGGGAACGCGAACCCGATACGGACTGGACCGCGCCGGTCGTCGTCGGCTGGGCCGGAATGCGCGGCGTGGTCTCGCTCGCCATTGCCTTCTCGATCCCGCTGACCGCGCACGGCGCACCGTTCCCGGCCCGGAACCTGGTGCTCTTCCTGACCTTTACGACGGTGATCGCGACCCTGGTCGTCCAGGGGCTCTCGCTGCCGCCGCTGATCCGGTTGCTGAGAATCCCGGGCCGTGACACGCACGCCGAGACGCTCGCCGAGGCCCAGGCGCAGAACGAGGCGTCGCAGGCGGCCGAGGACCTGCTGAACTCGATGCTCGCCGACGAGGACAACGAACTCCCGGAACCGCTCGCCGACCGGTTGCGCACCGTGATGGCGCGGCGCAGGAACGCGGTCTGGGAGCGGCTCGGCACGGTGAACGAGCACACCGGCGAGAGCGCCGACGACACCTACCGGAGGCTCGCACGGGCGATGATCGGCGCCGAGCGCGAGGTTTTCGTGGAGCTGCGCGACCGGCGGAGCATCGACGACGAGCTTCTCAGGACGCTGCTGCGCAGGCTCGATCTGGAGGAGGCGGCCGCCTACCGCGAGGAGGAGGCGGGCTGA
- a CDS encoding UBP-type zinc finger domain-containing protein, with protein sequence MSECQHVAELPRPRPVPLSDTCPECLAIGSHPVQLRLCLVCGHVGCCDSSPYQHATGHFKETGHAVMRSFEPGESWRWCFVDGSIV encoded by the coding sequence ATGAGCGAGTGCCAGCATGTTGCAGAACTGCCGCGCCCCCGGCCGGTCCCGTTGAGTGACACCTGTCCCGAGTGCCTGGCCATCGGGAGCCATCCCGTACAGCTGCGCCTGTGCCTGGTGTGCGGGCACGTGGGCTGCTGCGACTCGTCCCCGTACCAGCACGCCACCGGGCACTTCAAGGAGACCGGGCACGCGGTGATGCGGAGTTTCGAGCCGGGAGAGAGCTGGCGGTGGTGCTTTGTCGACGGTTCGATCGTCTGA
- a CDS encoding anti-sigma regulatory factor has protein sequence MSQIAGEPGTQDFVEVRLPAAGAYLSVLRTATAGLAARLDFTLDEIEDLRIAVDEACAILLQQAVPGSVLSCVFRLVEDSLEVTVSAPTTDGRAPERDTFAWTVLSALAGKVESTVADDRTVSISLYKQRGAGPGPA, from the coding sequence GTGTCCCAGATCGCAGGCGAGCCCGGGACCCAGGACTTCGTGGAAGTCCGGCTGCCCGCTGCGGGTGCCTACCTGTCTGTGCTGCGTACGGCCACGGCCGGCCTCGCGGCACGCTTGGACTTCACCCTCGACGAGATCGAGGATCTGCGCATCGCGGTCGACGAGGCCTGCGCGATCCTGCTTCAGCAGGCCGTGCCGGGCTCCGTACTGAGCTGCGTGTTCCGTCTCGTCGAGGACTCCCTCGAAGTGACGGTGTCCGCGCCCACCACGGACGGCCGCGCACCGGAGCGCGACACCTTCGCCTGGACGGTGCTCTCGGCACTGGCGGGCAAGGTCGAGTCGACGGTGGCCGACGACCGTACGGTCAGCATCAGTCTGTACAAACAGCGCGGCGCTGGACCTGGACCGGCGTGA
- a CDS encoding RNA polymerase sigma factor SigF yields the protein MRDDERGARAPGTGPLGTGDIPEQQARPHPVEGLLESADQAGLMSEHHEHHEQHNPRDRSGARALFIELRELPDGSPAKAELRNRLVRMHLPLVEHLARRFRNRGEPLDDLTQVATIGLIKSVDRFDPDRGVEFSTYATPTVVGEIKRHFRDKGWAVRVPRRLQELRLSLTTATAELSQQHGRAPTVHELAERLGISEEEVLEGLESANAYSTLSLDVPDTDDESPAVADTLGSEDEALEGVEYRESLKPLLEDLPPREKRILLLRFFGNMTQSQIAQEVGISQMHVSRLLARTLAQLRERLLVEE from the coding sequence GTGCGGGACGACGAGCGCGGCGCGCGGGCGCCGGGCACGGGACCGCTGGGCACGGGGGACATCCCGGAGCAACAGGCCCGGCCGCATCCGGTGGAAGGCCTTTTGGAGTCGGCGGATCAGGCGGGCCTCATGAGCGAGCATCACGAGCACCACGAGCAGCACAACCCGCGGGACCGCAGCGGGGCGCGGGCGCTCTTCATCGAGCTGCGCGAGCTCCCGGACGGTTCGCCCGCCAAGGCCGAACTGCGCAACAGGCTGGTGCGGATGCATCTGCCGCTGGTCGAACATCTGGCCCGCCGCTTCCGTAACCGCGGAGAGCCGCTGGACGATCTGACCCAGGTCGCCACGATCGGTCTGATCAAGTCGGTGGACCGGTTCGACCCGGACCGCGGGGTGGAGTTCTCCACGTACGCGACGCCGACGGTGGTCGGAGAGATCAAGCGGCACTTCCGCGACAAGGGCTGGGCGGTCCGGGTGCCGCGCCGCCTCCAGGAGCTGCGGCTTTCGCTGACCACAGCCACCGCGGAGCTCTCCCAGCAGCACGGCCGGGCGCCCACGGTCCATGAGCTGGCGGAGCGGCTGGGCATCTCGGAGGAAGAGGTCCTGGAGGGTCTGGAATCCGCGAACGCCTACTCGACCCTCTCGCTGGACGTGCCCGACACGGACGACGAGTCGCCCGCGGTGGCGGACACCCTGGGCTCGGAGGACGAGGCGCTCGAAGGCGTCGAGTACCGCGAGTCGCTCAAGCCGCTGCTGGAGGATCTGCCCCCGCGAGAGAAGCGGATTCTGCTGCTCCGGTTCTTCGGGAACATGACGCAGTCGCAGATCGCCCAGGAAGTGGGGATCTCGCAGATGCACGTCTCGCGGCTGCTGGCCAGGACACTGGCGCAGCTGCGGGAGCGCCTGCTGGTCGAGGAGTAG
- a CDS encoding diacylglycerol/lipid kinase family protein produces the protein MRALLVVNPAATTTSARTRDVLLHALASEMKLEAVTTEYRGHARDLGRRAAESDDIDLVVALGGDGTVNEVVNGLLHHGPDPDGLPGLAVVPGGSTNVFARALGLPNDAVEATGALLDALRERRERTVGLGLAAGTPGTTDEGVPSRWFTFCAGLGFDAGVVGRVEQQRERGKRSTHALYVRQVVRQFLEEPSRRHGAITLERPGQDPVTDLVMSIICNTSPYTYLGNRPMYASPEASFDTALDVLGLSKMSPAHVARFATQLLTSTPERGPHGKHAVSLHDLTDFSLHSKVRLPFQMDGDHLGLRTSVTFTGVRRALRVIV, from the coding sequence ATGCGCGCACTCCTCGTGGTCAATCCGGCAGCAACCACCACCAGTGCCCGCACACGGGACGTACTGCTCCACGCGCTCGCCAGCGAGATGAAGCTGGAGGCCGTCACGACCGAGTACCGGGGGCACGCCCGCGACCTCGGCAGACGGGCCGCGGAGAGCGATGACATCGACCTCGTCGTCGCGCTCGGCGGCGACGGCACGGTCAACGAGGTGGTCAACGGACTCCTCCACCACGGGCCCGACCCCGATGGGCTGCCCGGACTGGCGGTCGTCCCCGGCGGCTCCACCAATGTCTTCGCCCGCGCGCTCGGCCTGCCCAACGACGCGGTGGAGGCGACCGGCGCACTTCTGGACGCGCTGCGTGAGCGCCGCGAGCGGACGGTCGGCCTGGGCCTGGCGGCCGGCACCCCGGGCACCACGGACGAGGGGGTGCCCTCGCGCTGGTTCACGTTCTGTGCCGGACTCGGGTTCGACGCGGGTGTAGTCGGCCGGGTCGAACAGCAGCGGGAACGCGGAAAGCGGTCCACCCACGCCCTCTATGTGCGTCAGGTCGTCCGCCAGTTCCTGGAGGAGCCGAGCCGCAGGCATGGCGCGATCACCCTGGAACGCCCGGGCCAGGACCCGGTCACGGACCTCGTGATGTCCATAATCTGCAACACGTCTCCCTATACCTACCTGGGCAATCGCCCGATGTACGCCTCCCCCGAGGCGTCCTTCGACACCGCGCTCGATGTGCTGGGACTGTCGAAAATGTCACCCGCTCATGTGGCACGTTTCGCTACTCAATTGCTCACTTCGACACCCGAACGGGGCCCCCACGGAAAGCACGCGGTTTCGCTGCACGACCTGACGGACTTCTCCTTGCATTCCAAGGTCCGGCTCCCCTTCCAGATGGACGGCGACCACCTGGGACTGCGTACCAGCGTGACGTTCACAGGCGTACGCCGTGCACTGCGTGTGATTGTGTGA
- a CDS encoding WhiB family transcriptional regulator: MDWRHNAVCREEDPELFFPIGNTGPALLQIEEAKAVCRRCPVMEQCLQWALESGQDSGVWGGLSEDERRAMKRRAARNRARNATA, translated from the coding sequence ATGGACTGGCGTCACAACGCCGTTTGTCGTGAGGAAGACCCGGAGCTGTTCTTCCCCATCGGCAACACCGGTCCCGCGCTGCTGCAGATCGAGGAAGCCAAGGCCGTCTGCCGCCGCTGCCCCGTCATGGAGCAGTGCCTGCAGTGGGCGCTTGAGTCCGGCCAGGACTCCGGCGTCTGGGGTGGCCTCAGCGAGGACGAGCGCCGCGCGATGAAGCGCCGTGCCGCTCGCAACCGGGCGCGTAACGCGACCGCCTGA
- a CDS encoding histidine kinase N-terminal domain-containing protein: protein MNDLVRQHTALSDTDLEWLHLLVSEWQLLSDLSFADLVLWVPTRDGTRYVSVAQMRPNTGPTSYQDDMVGHLVPRGRRPLLDAALDEGRIVREGDPEWREEVPVRVESIPVRREGRVLGVIARNTNLLTVRTPSRLELTYLQSASDLAQMIAAGSFPFPGQQVDMDASPRVGDGMIRLDADGVVLYASPNGLSAYHRLGLASDLVGQHLGQLTTDLAPSRGPVDEAMVKLASGYAPRETEVEGNDGVIQLRAIPLSPKGTRIGSLVLLRDVTELRRRERELITKDATIREIHHRVKNNLQTVAALLRLQARRMDSDRGREALNEAVRRVGSIAIVHETLSQNLDERVEFDEIADRVIAMVSEISPGKVDCRRTGRFGILDAEVATPLAMVLTEVLQNALEHAFGPGELGTVEVSAVRGGLREDARLLITVQDDGRGLPGGFDAKTAGNLGLQIVRTLVEGELGGSFDMVPAPERGTHVVLDIPVPGDA from the coding sequence ATGAACGATCTCGTACGCCAGCACACCGCTCTGAGTGACACCGACCTCGAGTGGCTGCACCTGCTGGTCTCGGAGTGGCAGCTGCTCTCCGACCTCTCCTTCGCCGACCTGGTGCTGTGGGTGCCCACCCGCGACGGCACCCGCTATGTCTCCGTGGCGCAGATGCGGCCGAACACCGGGCCCACCTCCTACCAGGACGACATGGTCGGCCATCTCGTTCCACGCGGCCGGCGTCCGCTGCTCGACGCCGCGCTCGACGAGGGCCGGATCGTGCGCGAGGGCGACCCGGAGTGGCGCGAGGAGGTGCCGGTACGGGTCGAGTCCATCCCCGTACGCCGGGAGGGCCGAGTGCTCGGGGTCATCGCCCGCAACACCAATCTGCTCACCGTCCGTACGCCGTCGCGCCTCGAACTCACCTACCTCCAGTCGGCGTCCGACCTGGCCCAGATGATCGCCGCGGGCTCGTTCCCCTTCCCGGGCCAGCAGGTCGACATGGACGCATCCCCCCGGGTCGGGGACGGGATGATCCGCCTCGACGCGGACGGGGTGGTCCTGTACGCCAGCCCCAACGGACTCTCCGCCTACCACCGCCTCGGGCTCGCGTCCGACCTGGTGGGCCAGCACCTCGGCCAGCTGACCACCGACCTCGCGCCGTCCCGCGGCCCCGTCGACGAGGCCATGGTCAAACTGGCCAGCGGCTACGCACCGAGGGAGACCGAGGTCGAGGGGAACGACGGGGTGATCCAGCTCCGCGCCATCCCGCTCTCCCCGAAGGGCACCCGGATCGGCTCGTTGGTGCTGCTGCGGGACGTCACGGAACTGCGCCGCCGTGAACGCGAGTTGATCACCAAGGACGCCACCATCCGGGAGATCCACCACCGGGTGAAGAACAACCTCCAGACGGTGGCGGCCCTTCTGCGCCTCCAGGCCAGGCGGATGGACTCGGACCGCGGCAGGGAAGCGCTCAACGAGGCGGTGCGGCGCGTCGGTTCCATCGCGATCGTCCACGAGACGCTCTCGCAGAACCTGGACGAACGTGTCGAGTTCGACGAGATCGCCGACCGCGTCATCGCGATGGTGTCCGAGATCTCACCGGGCAAGGTCGACTGCCGCCGTACCGGCCGGTTCGGCATCCTGGACGCCGAGGTCGCCACCCCGCTCGCCATGGTGCTGACCGAAGTCCTGCAGAACGCGCTGGAGCACGCCTTCGGACCGGGCGAGCTGGGCACCGTCGAGGTCTCCGCCGTTCGGGGCGGGCTGCGCGAGGATGCCAGGCTGCTCATCACGGTGCAGGACGACGGCCGCGGACTGCCCGGCGGGTTCGACGCGAAGACGGCGGGAAACCTGGGGCTCCAGATCGTACGGACGCTGGTGGAGGGGGAGTTGGGCGGCTCGTTCGACATGGTCCCGGCTCCGGAGCGCGGCACCCATGTGGTGCTCGACATACCGGTCCCGGGCGACGCGTAG
- the nagB gene encoding glucosamine-6-phosphate deaminase: MEVVIVPDAKAGGEVIAEAMARLLRRKPDALLGVATGSTPLPVYEALTAKVRARAVDAARARICQLDEYVGLPAGHPESYRSVVLREVVEPLGLTEASFMGPDGSAEDIPAACAAYDRALAEAGGVDLQLLGIGTDGHIGFNEPCSSLASRTRIKTLTEQTRVDNARFFDGDIEQVPHHVITQGIGTILEARHVVLLATGEGKAEAVAQTVEGPVAAVVPASALQLHRHVTVVVDEAAASKLKLADYFRATYASKPEWQGL, from the coding sequence GTGGAAGTTGTCATCGTCCCGGACGCCAAGGCAGGCGGCGAAGTCATCGCGGAGGCCATGGCCCGCCTGCTGCGCCGCAAGCCCGACGCTCTGCTCGGTGTCGCCACCGGGTCGACCCCGCTGCCCGTCTATGAGGCTCTGACCGCCAAGGTGCGCGCGCGGGCCGTCGACGCGGCGCGGGCGCGGATCTGCCAGCTCGACGAGTACGTGGGGCTGCCGGCCGGGCACCCGGAGTCGTACCGCTCGGTGGTGCTGCGCGAGGTCGTGGAACCGCTCGGGCTGACCGAGGCCTCCTTCATGGGCCCCGACGGCTCGGCCGAGGACATCCCGGCGGCCTGCGCGGCGTACGACAGGGCGCTCGCCGAGGCGGGCGGGGTGGACCTCCAGCTCCTGGGTATCGGCACCGACGGGCACATAGGCTTCAACGAGCCCTGCTCCTCGCTCGCCTCCCGTACCCGGATCAAGACGCTCACCGAGCAGACCCGGGTCGACAACGCGCGGTTCTTCGACGGTGACATCGAGCAGGTGCCGCACCACGTCATCACCCAGGGCATCGGGACGATCCTGGAGGCCCGCCATGTGGTGCTGCTGGCCACCGGCGAGGGCAAGGCCGAGGCCGTGGCGCAGACCGTCGAGGGGCCGGTGGCCGCCGTGGTGCCCGCCTCCGCGCTCCAGCTGCACCGGCACGTGACGGTCGTCGTGGACGAGGCGGCCGCGTCCAAGCTGAAGCTGGCCGACTACTTCCGTGCGACGTACGCTTCGAAGCCGGAGTGGCAGGGCCTGTAG